From Fulvivirga lutea:
TGAATATTTGAGCAATCTCCTTTTAACAAGCGGCTCATCCGTATAACAATACTTGAATTTCCGTGAGGAGCGTACCCAAAAATCAAAATCCTCATAAAGTAAACTTTCATCATACCCATCCAGGTAATCAAACACTTGCCTTTTTGACATCATGGTGGGTGGACAGATGAAGTAGCGTTTGATCAGCTCAACATATAAATCACCTTTGGGTGGTGGATTAATGACTTTACCTGAAGATGCTATGGGATAATGATGATGCAGTTCATTTCCTTCTGAATCAATATTAATAGCATTGGTGAAATTTACACCGTATGAATCATCAAGCACTTCGAACTCTGCAAGGCCTTTTAATACCCTATCCTTGGCCAGCACATCATCAGTTGCTAAATCGATGAGAAACTCCCCGGAAGCCTCTTTTAATCCAAGGTTAAAGGCTTTAGTGCTTCCTAAGTTTCTATCTGTAAAAATTACTTTGAGCTGATTGAACCGTTCTTTTAATTGTTGAATCTTTTCGCGACTACCATCTGTACTGTAATCATCCACCACAATCACTTCAATATTTTTATAC
This genomic window contains:
- a CDS encoding glycosyltransferase family 2 protein codes for the protein MDKPKVSIICLCYNHQDYLEESVLSALHQSYKNIEVIVVDDYSTDGSREKIQQLKERFNQLKVIFTDRNLGSTKAFNLGLKEASGEFLIDLATDDVLAKDRVLKGLAEFEVLDDSYGVNFTNAINIDSEGNELHHHYPIASSGKVINPPPKGDLYVELIKRYFICPPTMMSKRQVFDYLDGYDESLLYEDFDFWVRSSRKFKYCYTDEPLVKRRLLKYSMSNLQYRRNSPQMESTYRICEKIKGLNQTKEEDKALKRRIFLEMKQCIKYFNWKLFFKYVRLRMSV